The Candidatus Hydrogenedentota bacterium DNA window CAAGTAGCTGATGCCTTCGTCTTTTTCCGGAGCGGCATGCAAATGAAGTTGAACCTGATCCAATCCTTTGAAGCCGTCTTCGTGGGCTTTACGGAATTTCTTTTGGATATCGGGCACTTTCCCGCCGATCCAGAGCATGGTACGCAGTCCGGGAACGGCTTCATGCATGGTTTGGCAGGATTCGATTTTGTTGTGGCAAAAGATGACTCGTTCCGCCACATCATAATGGGCGATCATAGCCGCCAATTGTTTCAAGTCTACCTTTTTAAGATCCAAGTAAATCTGCGCCTCTTTACGAACCGCCATTTCTTGGAGCACTTCTTCCAAGGCAGGCACTTTTTCGCCGGCATATTCAGGGGCGAACCAGCTTCCCGCGTCCCATTGGCGTATTTCCTCAAAAGTCAGCCGGGTCACAGGCACATCCTGATTCACATCAGCATTGGTGGTGCGCTTCAAGGTGTCATCGTGAATACAGATGATGACGTTGTCGGCTGATGCGCAGATATCCACTTCCGGGATAGCCTTCAGATCCCA harbors:
- a CDS encoding glycerophosphodiester phosphodiesterase family protein, whose protein sequence is MRWICLFVMIMSVVVLPAQSSEVFFQAHRGGLKEVPENTLAAYRYAWDLKAIPEVDICASADNVIICIHDDTLKRTTNADVNQDVPVTRLTFEEIRQWDAGSWFAPEYAGEKVPALEEVLQEMAVRKEAQIYLDLKKVDLKQLAAMIAHYDVAERVIFCHNKIESCQTMHEAVPGLRTMLWIGGKVPDIQKKFRKAHEDGFKGLDQVQLHLHAAPEKDEGISYL